From Oligoflexia bacterium, a single genomic window includes:
- a CDS encoding ABC transporter ATP-binding protein, producing the protein MNAALLNSEKAIEIKDLQKTFGTSSHVLKGVNLSIPKGKITVIIGFSGAGKSVLLKHILGLIKPDSGDIKVLGQDLAGLNEHKLNELRKKFGMLFQSAALFDDMTTIENVMFPIQEFKRKLSLVEVKEIASQRLKVVGLEPEHFNKYPSELSGGMRKRVGLARALALEPEILLYDEPTTGLDPIITEMVDELIVDTHKNHPGVTTVIISHDLPAAFRMSDYIAMLDNGAIRLYGEPEEFFKSDDPFIKKFVSKVKASKSNA; encoded by the coding sequence ATGAACGCGGCATTATTAAATTCTGAGAAGGCCATCGAGATCAAAGATCTACAAAAGACCTTTGGTACATCTAGCCACGTACTTAAAGGTGTGAACTTATCAATTCCCAAAGGAAAAATCACAGTCATCATCGGTTTCTCAGGTGCGGGTAAATCGGTTTTGTTAAAGCACATCTTGGGGCTCATTAAACCAGACTCCGGTGACATCAAAGTTCTGGGGCAAGATCTTGCCGGTTTAAACGAACATAAACTTAACGAACTTCGAAAAAAATTCGGGATGCTTTTTCAATCTGCTGCACTCTTTGATGATATGACCACTATCGAAAACGTCATGTTCCCGATTCAAGAATTCAAACGCAAACTCAGTTTAGTCGAAGTAAAAGAAATTGCATCACAAAGACTTAAAGTTGTGGGGCTGGAGCCAGAACATTTCAATAAATACCCGTCAGAACTTTCAGGTGGAATGCGAAAGCGAGTTGGTTTAGCCCGTGCATTAGCACTTGAGCCAGAAATTTTATTATACGATGAGCCGACCACCGGACTTGACCCCATTATTACAGAAATGGTTGATGAGCTTATCGTAGACACACATAAAAATCATCCAGGTGTTACAACGGTCATTATTTCTCATGATCTGCCTGCAGCTTTTAGAATGAGCGATTACATTGCAATGCTCGATAACGGGGCTATACGACTCTACGGAGAGCCTGAAGAGTTTTTCAAAAGCGATGATCCGTTTATCAAAAAATTCGTCAGCAAGGTGAAAGCGAGTAAATCAAATGCTTAA
- a CDS encoding ABC transporter permease: MEKAVAVPKILRVPYQWIENMGDVVIGGVKELGRVSSFFISSLSWQFRPPFRYEEIFKQIEFVGNKSVFIICLCSLFTGMVFALQTYTAFHLVNADTMIGPTVALTLTRELGPVLTGLIVTGRAGAAMSAQLGTMRVTEQIDALEVMGVNPKQYLVMPRIIAGVVAMPLLAAIFDFVGNLGAYMLAVKVFQIDAAIYLAKINLFTQPKDIFQGLIKASVFGFTFALIGTYKGFNTTNGARGVGRATNETVVLSSIFILVSDYFLSAIIKILLY; the protein is encoded by the coding sequence GTGGAAAAAGCAGTTGCAGTACCTAAAATTTTAAGAGTGCCCTATCAATGGATTGAAAATATGGGCGATGTAGTCATTGGCGGTGTCAAAGAACTTGGCCGTGTCTCGTCATTTTTTATTTCATCACTAAGTTGGCAATTTAGACCTCCTTTTCGCTATGAAGAGATTTTTAAACAAATTGAATTCGTCGGAAACAAATCAGTTTTTATTATCTGTCTTTGCAGTCTTTTTACTGGGATGGTTTTTGCGCTGCAAACATACACGGCTTTTCACCTCGTAAATGCCGATACCATGATTGGGCCCACAGTAGCGCTTACTCTTACGCGAGAATTAGGTCCTGTGCTTACAGGTCTTATCGTCACCGGTCGTGCAGGGGCTGCGATGTCAGCACAATTAGGAACCATGCGTGTTACCGAACAAATTGATGCACTTGAAGTTATGGGTGTTAATCCAAAACAATATCTTGTGATGCCCAGAATCATTGCGGGTGTAGTTGCAATGCCACTACTCGCTGCGATTTTTGATTTTGTTGGAAACCTAGGTGCATACATGTTGGCCGTTAAAGTTTTTCAGATCGATGCGGCCATCTATCTTGCAAAAATTAATTTATTCACACAGCCCAAAGACATCTTTCAAGGTCTGATCAAAGCAAGTGTTTTTGGTTTCACCTTTGCACTTATAGGTACGTACAAAGGCTTTAACACAACAAATGGAGCTCGAGGTGTTGGGCGCGCAACAAATGAAACTGTAGTTTTGAGTAGTATTTTTATTTTGGTTAGCGACTATTTTTTATCGGCGATTATTAAGATTCTTCTTTATTAA
- the purH gene encoding bifunctional phosphoribosylaminoimidazolecarboxamide formyltransferase/IMP cyclohydrolase has product MFKRALVSTSNKTGLIEFIKPLVEQGCDIVSTGGTSKFLRDHGIKVLEVADVTGFPEMMDGRIRTLHPYIHMGLLARGFVPEDAKILKEHGVKPFDLVVVNLYPFEESYKKNLKGQELIEQIDIGGPSMLRAAAKSFERLTVVCDPSDYEVVLNQAKNGDSNIDFRQLLAAKVFEHCAYYDSLVAHALYEKPWDERDALTLGFRKKALLRYGENPHQKAGWYESPVQDRLSLSSAEQIQGKELSYNNILDLEAAVGAVSDFDEPCSVIIKHVTPCGVAVDDTIEKAFKKAFDADSISAFGGIVAINRTLTASLAKELVVPFLECVIAPDIEENAKPILAAKKNLRVLTLKNLSEKDNGSQRIEFKSIRGGMLVQSADQPCEYSEKWKIIGEKPTKQVLDDLIFAQKVVRHVKSNAIVIAKNRQTLGICGGQTNRVDSVKWALERSKGRGEKLVLGSDAFFPFRDSIDLAAKAGIAWIIQPGGSMRDAEVEAAAQEHKIGMLITGTRHFKH; this is encoded by the coding sequence ATGTTTAAACGTGCGCTAGTTAGCACAAGTAATAAAACCGGGCTTATCGAGTTCATCAAACCTCTGGTTGAACAGGGCTGTGACATCGTCTCGACGGGTGGAACTTCAAAATTTCTTAGAGATCATGGAATCAAAGTTTTAGAAGTGGCAGATGTTACGGGCTTTCCTGAAATGATGGATGGCCGCATTCGAACTCTTCACCCTTATATTCACATGGGTTTATTGGCACGAGGCTTTGTGCCTGAAGATGCAAAAATTCTCAAAGAACATGGCGTAAAGCCCTTTGATCTAGTTGTTGTTAATCTATATCCCTTTGAAGAATCGTATAAAAAAAACCTCAAGGGCCAAGAGCTCATCGAACAAATAGACATTGGTGGCCCATCAATGCTCAGGGCTGCAGCAAAAAGTTTTGAGCGTCTTACGGTTGTGTGTGATCCGTCTGATTATGAAGTGGTTTTAAATCAGGCAAAAAATGGCGATTCAAATATAGATTTTCGACAACTTCTAGCGGCAAAAGTTTTTGAACATTGCGCTTACTACGATAGCCTTGTGGCTCATGCCCTTTATGAAAAACCTTGGGATGAACGGGATGCTTTAACTTTAGGGTTTCGTAAAAAAGCACTTCTTCGCTATGGTGAAAATCCTCATCAAAAAGCTGGGTGGTATGAGAGCCCCGTTCAAGATCGATTAAGTTTAAGTTCGGCTGAGCAAATTCAAGGTAAAGAACTATCTTATAATAATATTTTAGATCTTGAAGCTGCTGTTGGCGCTGTGAGTGATTTTGATGAACCATGCAGTGTAATCATTAAACATGTCACTCCTTGTGGAGTTGCTGTTGATGACACCATTGAGAAAGCATTTAAAAAAGCATTTGATGCTGATTCTATTTCAGCTTTTGGCGGAATCGTTGCCATTAATCGTACTCTAACAGCAAGTTTAGCCAAAGAATTAGTCGTGCCCTTTTTAGAATGTGTGATTGCACCTGACATTGAAGAAAATGCCAAGCCAATCTTGGCAGCTAAAAAAAATCTCAGGGTTTTAACGCTCAAAAATCTCAGCGAAAAAGATAATGGTTCACAACGCATTGAATTTAAAAGCATTCGAGGTGGAATGCTTGTTCAGAGTGCTGATCAACCTTGTGAATATAGCGAAAAATGGAAAATCATCGGAGAAAAGCCAACTAAACAAGTACTAGATGATCTTATTTTTGCACAAAAAGTTGTACGACACGTCAAAAGTAACGCCATCGTGATTGCAAAAAACAGGCAAACTTTAGGTATCTGTGGGGGGCAAACCAATCGTGTTGATTCGGTTAAATGGGCTCTCGAAAGATCAAAAGGCCGTGGAGAAAAGCTTGTACTGGGTTCAGATGCTTTTTTCCCGTTTCGCGATTCCATTGATCTTGCTGCAAAAGCCGGTATAGCCTGGATCATACAACCTGGTGGCAGTATGCGCGATGCTGAAGTTGAAGCAGCAGCACAAGAACATAAAATAGGAATGCTCATCACCGGAACAAGGCATTTTAAACACTGA
- a CDS encoding MlaD family protein, translating to MLNSAEFKVGLFVLVCVGLIAAMSFQVNRDPSILGKGKMYDALLISASGLVKSSNVKMAGIPVGVIKDIVLEDGKARVIMTLRGDLKITKSGTLEIKPNGILGDKYLEITTGNPSDEVIPEGGRVLIVYDKGGFDAVLNQVSKIASDVSEVTNNLKNATTGDGDATSPIGRILLNIEDVTADLRDITGGKKDKIGETIDSIHRISQNIDEFVGDDSEDGFKHNWKKMAKSLGKVDSILSNVDEITGKVNSGKGTIGKLINDETTVEELNHAIAGVNNMLDTANKFQVSVDYHSEYMGGGGSFVKSYIGINIQPGPDRYYLVQVVDDPKGNYERVDQLQTTNNGAPTATTTKTSYHNKLKLSAQFAKNFYDMTLRAGLIENSAGAGMDYSFLNRKLKFSAEAFAFGRPEGVDLRVFAKYKFYSVFYAIIGGDDILNTKGNVLSGTGASGFIGAGLDFTNDDLKLLLTKVPF from the coding sequence ATGCTTAACTCTGCTGAGTTTAAAGTTGGTTTATTCGTTCTCGTTTGTGTGGGTCTTATCGCGGCCATGTCTTTTCAAGTGAATCGTGATCCCAGTATTTTGGGCAAAGGCAAAATGTACGATGCACTTCTTATCAGTGCTAGCGGACTTGTTAAGAGTTCAAATGTAAAGATGGCGGGTATTCCTGTTGGTGTTATTAAAGACATTGTACTTGAAGACGGAAAAGCTCGTGTCATCATGACTCTTCGAGGTGATCTTAAAATCACAAAGAGTGGAACCTTAGAAATTAAACCCAATGGAATTTTAGGTGATAAATATCTTGAGATTACTACTGGTAATCCCAGTGATGAAGTAATCCCAGAGGGCGGTCGTGTTCTTATCGTTTATGATAAGGGCGGTTTTGATGCCGTGTTAAATCAAGTAAGTAAAATTGCATCAGATGTTTCAGAAGTTACGAACAATCTTAAAAATGCAACAACCGGTGATGGAGATGCTACAAGCCCCATCGGTAGAATTTTACTTAACATCGAAGATGTTACTGCAGATCTTCGTGATATCACGGGCGGGAAAAAAGATAAAATTGGTGAAACCATCGATAGTATTCATCGCATTTCACAAAATATTGATGAATTTGTCGGTGATGATAGTGAAGACGGATTCAAGCATAACTGGAAAAAGATGGCTAAGAGTTTAGGCAAAGTTGATAGCATTCTCTCTAACGTTGATGAGATTACGGGTAAAGTTAATTCTGGCAAAGGCACTATCGGAAAACTTATTAATGACGAAACCACAGTTGAAGAACTCAATCACGCAATTGCTGGTGTAAACAATATGCTGGATACCGCAAATAAATTTCAAGTCAGTGTTGATTATCACTCAGAGTATATGGGTGGTGGTGGATCCTTTGTTAAATCATATATCGGTATTAACATTCAGCCTGGCCCTGATAGATATTATCTCGTACAAGTTGTCGATGACCCTAAGGGTAATTATGAACGTGTGGATCAGCTTCAAACCACCAACAACGGAGCACCAACCGCAACGACAACCAAAACTTCCTATCATAATAAGCTTAAGCTCTCGGCACAGTTTGCAAAAAATTTCTATGATATGACTCTTCGCGCAGGACTTATAGAGAACTCAGCAGGTGCGGGGATGGATTATAGCTTTCTTAATAGAAAACTTAAATTTTCTGCAGAAGCATTTGCATTTGGTCGTCCAGAAGGTGTTGATCTTCGCGTTTTTGCGAAGTACAAATTCTATAGCGTATTTTACGCTATCATCGGGGGCGACGACATCTTGAACACTAAAGGTAACGTTTTATCAGGTACCGGAGCTTCAGGTTTCATTGGCGCAGGGTTGGATTTCACCAACGATGACCTAAAACTCTTACTTACAAAGGTACCATTCTAA